Proteins from one Ananas comosus cultivar F153 linkage group 5, ASM154086v1, whole genome shotgun sequence genomic window:
- the LOC109710975 gene encoding putative disease resistance protein RGA4, whose protein sequence is MERLPKTVGRLIHLRYLALCSTLATLPSSLCRLYNLQVLNTSKWCWSGRFPQNMNKLCNLQHLNVTSGFISQIAAIGRLTSLQGLAEFHVQRKKGHKIVELKDMNELRESLEIKNLENVKSKAEAVEAKLNQKQHIRSLRLEWGSSMKVVRNGDEVLEGLKPHPDLERLDIIRYYGINSPSWLETNWLFNLKSVILTNCKFWVSLPPLGQLPSLRVLKISGMEAVKQISSEFYGSENLKGFPMLEFLKLECMPLLLEWHGVEEYPLFPSLRDLEIKRCQKLIQIPTLATHANMSIVDVGPINNLEFSLSPSPDNLFTLNLCTSTICLDNYLDRRLFGAIDVLNLDMIYKASVSTIDLQAFTSLRQLKLSHCTQLVISETPKEETIHSILPPLLNYLNIDSCGVTDEALSCCLCNLTCLSFLEIRSCHQLVSLPSAPILCQLTALKVLHIKNCDTLVSLGGLHVLTSLTELILTHCPNVLASTISEEDDSSTSLLPSSLMSIEINSCGLIDSALSKCLQNLVSLSTLKIYGCHRITSLPSTSVMRHLTALKHLNIWCCPVLTLLGGLQNLSSLEMLQILNCPQLLQSVNRQEDGDDILPPSIKLLELHSCGVNDNSLTLCLQNLTSLSKLSIEGCNNITSLPSDAVMCRLTALGELSIDDCKELMSAAGLTALINLRCLNIERCFKLDSMALLADLRSVSSLKDLNIMDGSEIQSLPDNGLPPSLEYFSLLQCHPELKMQILNKNGPDWNKISHISQIIC, encoded by the coding sequence ATGGAACGATTACCCAAGACCGTTGGGCGATTGATACACTTGAGATACCTAGCATTGTGCAGTACGCTAGCAACACTGCCGTCGTCACTCTGTAGGCTTTACAATCTACAGGTGTTGAATACTTCTAAGTGGTGCTGGTCTGGCCGGTTCCCACAAAACATGAACAAACTGTGTAACTTACAACATTTGAATGTTACCAGTGGATTCATCTCGCAGATTGCTGCAATTGGGAGATTGACTAGTTTACAAGGTTTAGCTGAATTTCATGTTCAGAGGAAGAAGGGGCACAAAATAGTTGAGCTGAAGGACATGAATGAGCTTCGAGAATCGCTGGAGATCAAGAATCTCGAGAATGTAAAGAGCAAGGCAGAGGCCGTTGAGGCTAAATTGAATCAAAAGCAGCACATCAGATCACTGAGGTTAGAGTGGGGCTCCTCTATGAAGGTCGTGAGGAACGGTGATGAAGTTCTCGAAGGCCTCAAACCACATCCTGATCTCGAAAGGCTCGACATCATACGCTACTACGGTATCAATTCTCCAAGTTGGCTAGAAACAAATTGGCTATTCAATCTCAAATCTGTGATTCTTACCAATTGCAAGTTTTGggtctctctcccccctcttgGGCAGCTGCCCAGTCTCAGGGTTCTGAAAATTAGTGGCATGGAAGCTGTAAAGCAAATTAGTTCTGAATTCTATGGCAGTGAAAACCTAAAAGGGTTTCCGATGTTGGAGTTCTTAAAACTTGAATGTATGCCGCTTCTACTTGAGTGGCATGGCGTAGAAGAATACCCATTGTTTCCTTCTCTACGCGATCTTGAGATTAAGAGATGCCAAAAGCTAATTCAAATACCTACTCTTGCCACGCATGCGAACATGTCGATAGTTGATGTTGGACCGATTAATAATCTAGAGTTCTCCTTGTCGCCATCTCCAGACAATCTCTTTACTTTGAACTTATGTACTTCCACTATCTGCCTCGACAACTATCTCGACCGCCGCTTGTTTGGGGCCATTGATGTGTTGAACTTAGATATGATCTATAAAGCTTCAGTTTCCACTATAGATCTTCAAGCATTCACGTCTCTCAGGCAACTGAAACTATCACACTGTACTCAATTAGTGATATCCGAAACACCAAAGGAAGAGACCATTCACAGCATCTTGCCGCCATTGCTCAATTACCTCAACATTGATTCTTGCGGGGTGACAGATGAGGCATTATCTTGTTGCCTGTGTAACCTTACTTGCCTTTCCTTTTTAGAGATAAGAAGTTGCCATCAACTTGTATCGCTTCCTTCAGCACCGATTTTGTGTCAACTAACAGCACTCAAAGTATTGCATATCAAGAACTGCGACACATTAGTATCGTTGGGAGGTCTACATGTTCTTACTTCGCTTACAGAGCTTATACTGACACATTGCCCAAATGTCTTGGCATCAACGATCAGTGAAGAGGACGACAGCAGCACCAGTCTTCTGCCTTCTTCACTGATGTCTATCGAGATCAACTCATGCGGCCTCATAGACTCAGCGTTATCCAAATGCCTGCAGAACCTCGTCTCTCTTTCCACATTGAAGATCTACGGATGCCATCGAATTACATCGCTACCTTCGACAAGCGTGATGCGCCACTTGACAGCATTAAAGCACTTAAATATTTGGTGCTGCCCGGTCCTGACATTGCTTGGCGGGTTACAAAACCTCTCCTCCCTCGAAatgcttcaaattttaaattgccCTCAGCTTCTGCAATCTGTGAATAGACAAGAAGATGGCGATGACATTTTACCCCCATCGATCAAGTTGTTGGAACTCCATTCCTGCGGTGTTAATGACAATTCTTTGACCCTATGTCTGCAAAACCTCACCTCTCTTTCCAAATTGAGCATAGAAGGCTGCAACAACATCACATCTCTCCCATCGGATGCCGTGATGTGCCGTCTGACAGCGCTAGGAGAACTGAGCATCGACGACTGTAAGGAGCTGATGTCAGCTGCAGGACTAACAGCGCTAATCAACCTCAGATGCCTTAACATTGAAAGATGCTTCAAGCTTGATTCCATGGCCTTGCTAGCTGACCTGAGGAGCGTTTCGTCACTTAAGGACCTGAACATAATGGACGGATCGGAGATCCAATCGCTTCCTGATAATGGCCTGCCACCTTCTCTCGAATATTTCAGCTTGCTTCAATGTCATCCAGAGTTAAAAATGCAGATATTAAACAAAAACGGACCGGACTGGAACAAGATCTCGCACATTTCACAAATCATCTGTTGA
- the LOC109710315 gene encoding disease resistance protein RGA2-like, whose protein sequence is MKKKKKKHLLPHHHYIFLLLLLLLLLLHHHLHLLCLITMAELTILGWFATPIIEAMVHKAHSYISNHLHLHPCMEDDDELRALESTLTQILSVVSVAESLPIAVNSASHHRALLRQLRDAAYEAEDLLDEFGYLLLRAKVESKIMVLLSPPLADKFRHKLKKILKKLDRVNASAERLLHVVGLENGNPSITSASAPPQQHEAVIARRATSSFLLENQVFGRDKEQDEMLKLLLERDSRTGLVISVIGDGGVGKTTLAQIVYNDRRVADRFDLRMWVCVSENFDLSRLTREILLSACDDANGCLLNLDKLQEQLKKRVASKRFLLVLDDVWNDERIEEWENKDRWRKLLAPLRFGGRGSKIIVTTRLKMVARMLDAENSIHLKGLGEDDFWLLFKKHAFGSAQHNENSELQEVGKQIVEKLQGSPLGAKVVGGILNTEMSVENWKRVLRSPTWDGIMPVLRLSYRNLPSHLQRCFAYCSIFPKDWKFEPDSLIYMWMGQGFLRPEEGSNTRMEEVGRIYFFDLLARSFFQILEHNYTTYYVMHDMIHDLAQSVSKEECFRIEGSNEQKIPSTVRHLSINTDVLTQLEKS, encoded by the exons atgaaaaaaaaaaaaaaaaaacatctccTTCCTCATCACCACTacatctttcttcttcttcttcttcttcttcttcttcttcatcatcatcttcatcttctttgtTTAATTACTATGGCTGAGTTAACAATCTTAGGATGGTTTGCAACTCCAATCATAGAAGCCATGGTTCACAAGGCACACTCCTACATATCAAACCACTTGCACCTGCACCCATGCATGGAGGATGATGATGAGCTCCGTGCTCTTGAGTCCACCCTCACCCAAATCCTctccgtcgtctccgtcgccgagTCGCTGCCGATCGCCGTCAACAGCGCCAGCCACCACCGCGCGCTGCTTCGACAGCTGAGGGACGCCGCCTACGAGGCGGAGGACCTTCTCGACGAGTTCGGGTACCTGCTCCTCAGGGCCAAGGTGGAGTCCAAGATCATGGTGTTGTTATCCCCTCCCCTTGCTGATAAATTTAGACACAAGCTGAAGAAGATACTGAAGAAGCTGGATCGAGTTAATGCCTCCGCGGAGAGGCTCCTCCATGTTGTTGGATTAGAAAATGGGAATCCTAGCATCACTAGTGCAAGTGCTCCACCTCAACAACATGAAGCAGTTATTGCGCGGCGCGCCACGAGCTCCTTCTTGCTCGAAAACCAAGTTTTCGGTCGGGACAAGGAGCAAGACGAGATGTTGAAGTTGCTGCTTGAGCGCGACAGCCGAACAGGCCTCGTCATTTCTGTGATCGGAGATGGAGGCGTCGGGAAGACTACTCTTGCTCAGATAGTTTACAACGACCGGAGAGTGGCGGACCGTTTCGATCTGCGGATGTGGGTTTGTGTCTCGGAGAATTTCGACTTGTCCAGGCTGACCAGAGAGATCCTCTTGTCAGCGTGCGATGATGCGAACGGCTGCTTGCTGAATCTCGACAAGCTTCAGGAGCAGCTCAAGAAGAGAGTAGCGTCGAAGAGGTTTCTGCTTGTGTTAGATGATGTGTGGAATGATGAGAGGATCGAGGAGTGGGAGAACAAGGACAGATGGAGGAAGCTTCTCGCGCCGCTACGATTTGGTGGCCGAGGAAGCAAAATAATCGTGACCACTCGATTGAAAATGGTCGCGAGAATGCTCGACGCTGAGAATTCAATCCACTTGAAGGGACTAGGAGAGGATGATTTTTGGTTGCTCTTCAAGAAGCATGCCTTTGGCTCGGCACAGCACAATGAGAATTCAGAACTGCAAGAAGTAGGCAAACAGATCGTGGAGAAGCTACAGGGGTCGCCTCTCGGGGCGAAGGTGGTCGGGGGAATTCTGAACACTGAAATGAGCGTTGAGAATTGGAAGCGTGTTCTGAGAAGTCCAACATGGGATGGCATCATGCCTGTTCTCAGATTAAGCTATCGAAATCTGCCGTCGCACCTTCAGCGTTGCTTCGCTTACTGCAGTATCTTCCCCAAAGACTGGAAGTTTGAGCCGGATAGCCTGATTTACATGTGGATGGGACAGGGCTTCCTTCGACCCGAAGAAGGGAGCAACACCAGGATGGAAGAGGTCGGGAGAATCTACTTCTTCGATTTGCTGGCAAGATCTTTCTTTCAGATACTCGAGCACAATTACACGACGTACTACGTCATGCACGACATGATACATGACTTAGCTCAATCTGTTTCTAAGGAAGAGTGTTTCAGAATCGAGGGGAGCAATGAGCAAAAGATCCCATCTACTGTCCGCCACTTATCGATCAACACTGATGTTCTAACACAGCTTGAGAAG AGTTGA